A window of Fibrobacter sp. UWB11 contains these coding sequences:
- a CDS encoding InlB B-repeat-containing protein — translation MSTSLVLLLSAASAWAATTIGSIVYSNGYYNISKSSDLVDLATYVNGGGSTSGLTFKVTTNITATGTYTPIGNPNHVFNGTFDGNGKTIRVYYIYDPTPTTVTVGGGYSYELTAGLFGVLGRNAVVKNLTVEQPAYSLVSTKAKLGGNIQMSNADFGGIAGINNGQIIDCTANNYSFTVEVDAYSSSIGGIVGTNNGTIKGSTFNYTLTTNLKSGANNYVGGIAGYNTGTLDSNITESYITNNGGDAYIGGIVGFNAGTATKNFVSNYKKNSGSKGKGAIAGYNNKTLTQNGYYNLGTGIGTSSGDVTSSSGAIPVYKITAGTGVSVSGATTVTWNKTTYYAYNSTITLSATSGNNPKTGYAIGYSADNGITVSSSGTFTMPAKDISVARADKPISYTITYKLNGGSNPSSVPTSYTTDKATTLPTPTRNGYSFSGWYTTPNFNGSKFTSIAKGASGNKTFYAKWTASSYTITYYLNGGTNPSGAPTSYTAESEAITLPTPTQTGYSFAGWYTTSTFSGTKVTTIPSGSSDNKSFFAKWTPNTYKVQFNANNGTDESTTQQFTYGTAKNLDLNTFNPPQGKGGFSKWTTNANGTGTSYADGQSVQNLTTTLGETVQLYAQWKKHIAYTNDFYFYDIDDEYYTGKAIEPSVTIIKDAVDVSDDFIISYSDNINVGEATVTITIDSKKHPDYDGSITKHFKIKKAKPTITVPTATKFKYNGKAQALVTAGSTNVGFMLYSLDGTNYSDEIPTAVNAGNYTVYYKVAETENYSSVTGSVEVKIEGTYTKNEFIEINEVDGKKHVTIDGNASSDKAFEIKDDVVVEDVKLTREFTFGEGYSTLVLPFEVNTNQLTGVSSILEFTGMGLNDKGIKQVEMSTLWDETKAHTKIQANKPYLIKMASATLGVVGSVTLKKTETPIATVPNSSWTFVGTYSYKEWTSDDPELGRAYGFAGQAKEGVEAGEFVKVDAGAYINPMRAYLLAPAKPAKVRAANNVTTTASIHNDYPETIEMVIVDKENNQTTVIGTLNTHTGEFRWNKTKRTFDLKGRHVGNGNKARSAYYGKTELKK, via the coding sequence GTGTCAACATCGCTTGTACTCTTACTATCTGCAGCTTCGGCATGGGCAGCCACCACGATAGGCTCCATTGTTTATAGCAATGGTTACTACAACATTTCAAAGTCCTCCGACCTTGTCGACCTAGCAACATACGTAAATGGCGGCGGATCAACTTCCGGCTTAACATTTAAAGTAACCACAAACATAACCGCAACCGGAACCTACACCCCCATCGGCAACCCCAATCACGTCTTCAATGGAACGTTCGACGGAAACGGCAAAACCATTAGAGTTTACTATATATACGATCCGACCCCCACAACAGTTACTGTGGGAGGAGGCTATTCATACGAACTTACCGCAGGTCTTTTTGGTGTACTCGGCAGAAACGCTGTCGTAAAGAACCTTACCGTTGAACAGCCAGCTTATTCACTAGTTTCGACAAAGGCGAAATTAGGCGGAAATATTCAAATGTCCAATGCGGACTTCGGCGGCATCGCAGGCATTAATAATGGACAAATCATAGACTGTACAGCAAACAATTATTCGTTCACAGTAGAAGTGGATGCCTACTCTAGTAGCATCGGCGGTATTGTCGGTACAAATAACGGCACCATCAAGGGTTCTACATTCAATTATACTCTTACAACAAACCTAAAAAGCGGAGCTAACAATTATGTAGGCGGAATCGCAGGCTACAACACAGGAACGCTCGATTCCAACATAACTGAGTCCTATATAACAAACAATGGTGGCGATGCCTATATTGGAGGTATTGTTGGCTTTAATGCTGGCACCGCAACTAAAAACTTTGTTTCCAACTACAAAAAAAATTCAGGAAGCAAAGGCAAAGGCGCCATTGCCGGATATAACAACAAAACACTCACCCAGAACGGCTACTACAACCTCGGCACGGGAATCGGCACAAGCAGCGGCGATGTTACTAGCAGCAGCGGCGCAATCCCAGTATATAAAATCACAGCCGGCACAGGCGTCTCTGTATCAGGAGCAACAACTGTCACCTGGAACAAAACAACATACTACGCTTATAATTCAACTATCACTCTATCGGCCACAAGCGGAAACAATCCCAAGACCGGATATGCCATCGGTTACTCCGCAGATAACGGCATCACCGTCTCTTCATCCGGGACATTCACCATGCCTGCCAAAGACATCTCTGTCGCTAGAGCAGACAAGCCTATCAGCTACACAATCACATACAAGCTAAACGGCGGTTCAAACCCCTCTAGCGTTCCTACAAGCTACACTACCGACAAAGCAACAACGCTCCCAACTCCGACCAGAAACGGATATAGTTTCAGTGGTTGGTACACAACTCCTAACTTTAATGGTTCCAAATTCACTTCTATCGCAAAAGGAGCCTCCGGCAACAAAACGTTCTACGCCAAATGGACAGCATCATCCTACACCATCACATACTATCTGAATGGCGGTACAAACCCGTCGGGTGCACCCACAAGCTACACAGCAGAAAGTGAGGCCATCACACTCCCGACCCCAACCCAGACAGGTTATTCCTTTGCGGGCTGGTACACAACTAGCACATTCTCTGGTACCAAGGTGACCACAATTCCTAGCGGTTCTTCTGACAACAAGAGTTTCTTTGCCAAGTGGACCCCCAATACATACAAAGTCCAATTCAACGCCAACAACGGTACAGACGAATCAACAACCCAACAGTTTACCTACGGCACCGCAAAGAATCTCGATCTAAATACGTTCAACCCACCCCAAGGTAAAGGCGGATTTTCGAAATGGACGACTAACGCTAACGGAACCGGCACCAGCTATGCCGACGGCCAAAGCGTTCAAAACCTCACAACAACGTTGGGTGAAACAGTCCAGCTCTACGCCCAATGGAAAAAGCATATCGCTTACACAAACGACTTCTATTTCTACGATATTGATGATGAATATTATACAGGAAAGGCCATCGAACCTTCTGTCACTATCATCAAGGATGCAGTTGATGTTTCCGATGATTTCATTATTAGCTATTCCGACAACATCAACGTCGGCGAAGCTACCGTGACAATCACCATCGATAGCAAGAAACACCCCGATTACGACGGTTCCATCACAAAGCACTTCAAGATTAAAAAAGCAAAACCGACCATTACAGTTCCGACAGCAACCAAGTTTAAATACAATGGCAAAGCCCAAGCTCTTGTAACAGCAGGCTCCACCAATGTCGGGTTCATGCTCTACAGCCTTGACGGAACGAACTATAGCGATGAAATTCCGACCGCAGTGAACGCCGGGAATTACACCGTTTACTACAAGGTCGCAGAAACTGAAAACTACAGCAGCGTCACGGGCTCTGTTGAAGTAAAAATCGAAGGAACTTACACAAAGAACGAATTTATCGAAATCAACGAAGTCGATGGCAAGAAGCACGTCACTATCGACGGAAACGCTTCCAGCGACAAGGCTTTCGAAATCAAGGACGATGTCGTTGTCGAAGATGTCAAGCTCACGCGTGAATTCACATTCGGTGAAGGCTACTCCACCTTGGTCTTGCCCTTCGAAGTAAATACCAACCAGCTCACAGGAGTCTCCTCGATTCTTGAATTTACAGGCATGGGCTTAAACGACAAAGGCATCAAGCAAGTCGAAATGAGCACCCTTTGGGACGAAACAAAGGCTCACACAAAGATTCAAGCCAACAAGCCGTACTTGATCAAGATGGCAAGCGCAACGCTCGGAGTTGTAGGTTCTGTTACCCTCAAGAAGACAGAAACACCGATTGCAACCGTACCTAATAGCTCCTGGACATTCGTAGGCACCTACTCTTACAAGGAATGGACTTCGGACGATCCGGAACTCGGACGCGCTTACGGCTTTGCCGGACAGGCCAAAGAAGGAGTCGAAGCAGGAGAATTCGTGAAGGTTGACGCAGGCGCCTATATCAACCCGATGCGCGCATACCTGTTAGCACCGGCCAAGCCCGCAAAGGTAAGAGCCGCAAACAATGTCACCACAACAGCCTCTATCCATAACGACTACCCCGAAACAATCGAGATGGTCATTGTTGACAAGGAAAACAACCAGACAACCGTCATCGGCACACTCAACACCCACACAGGCGAATTCCGCTGGAACAAGACCAAGCGCACGTTCGACCTCAAGGGCCGTCACGTAGGCAATGGCAACAAGGCCCGCAGTGCTTATTACGGAAAAACCGAACTGAAGAAATAA
- a CDS encoding glycoside hydrolase family 18 protein yields MNFKVITLALAMGAAMAQAAADKVIGFYPYWSQYSQFYAKDIRYNLVTDIHYMSITPTAEGTVAFADEYDADNFKNLVSMSKENGVKLIVSVGGMEAESSLKAIASSDETLSTFVSNVKEWLSTNGGDGVELDWQNLTTDDSEDYAKMLNALVDGLSGSTVTAVIYPAAGMDAYKAEALNRAAYVDVFMADLMNESESSLVPNQSANSVQETLDAVAAAGVNKDLLAPVVFLYGKSFAGAKGLGSSHTGVGSGNEGYLPYAELMNRFDTPDYTVTFDEASKSEVAVSESESIVFMGIPSVKAVAQHVKSEGMAGVAVYDLSQDHYEPVVSLLVTVGLELRPGINYKGGKKK; encoded by the coding sequence ATGAACTTTAAAGTTATTACATTAGCTCTCGCCATGGGCGCTGCAATGGCCCAGGCTGCTGCTGACAAAGTGATTGGCTTCTATCCGTATTGGAGTCAGTATTCACAGTTCTATGCAAAGGATATCCGCTACAATCTCGTGACCGACATCCATTACATGTCTATCACTCCGACTGCAGAAGGTACGGTTGCCTTTGCCGACGAATACGATGCCGACAACTTCAAGAACCTCGTAAGCATGTCCAAGGAAAACGGCGTGAAGCTGATTGTTTCCGTGGGTGGCATGGAAGCTGAATCGAGCCTCAAGGCTATCGCTTCTTCTGACGAAACGCTTTCCACGTTCGTTTCGAACGTCAAGGAATGGCTCTCGACAAACGGTGGCGACGGTGTTGAACTCGATTGGCAGAACCTCACGACGGACGATTCCGAAGATTACGCCAAGATGCTGAACGCCTTGGTCGATGGTCTTTCGGGCTCTACGGTGACGGCCGTGATTTACCCGGCCGCAGGCATGGATGCCTACAAGGCCGAAGCCTTGAACCGTGCCGCTTACGTTGACGTGTTTATGGCTGACCTTATGAACGAAAGCGAAAGCAGCCTCGTTCCGAACCAGAGCGCAAACTCTGTGCAGGAAACGCTTGATGCAGTCGCTGCTGCCGGTGTGAACAAGGATCTCCTTGCTCCGGTCGTGTTCCTCTACGGTAAGTCCTTTGCTGGTGCCAAGGGCCTCGGCTCTAGTCACACAGGTGTAGGCAGTGGCAATGAAGGCTACCTCCCGTACGCAGAACTCATGAACCGCTTCGATACTCCAGATTACACGGTGACATTCGATGAAGCTTCCAAGTCCGAAGTGGCTGTGAGCGAATCCGAATCTATCGTGTTCATGGGCATTCCGTCTGTGAAGGCTGTTGCTCAGCACGTGAAGAGCGAAGGCATGGCTGGCGTTGCCGTGTATGATCTTTCTCAGGATCATTATGAACCGGTTGTGTCGCTCCTCGTGACTGTTGGTCTCGAACTCCGTCCAGGTATCAACTACAAGGGTGGCAAGAAGAAGTAA
- a CDS encoding glycogen-binding domain-containing protein — protein MSKNSKTVVEKPAAKKTAAAKAPKAPAKKAEAKAAPAKKTAKVVETPKADVKAEKSPAKKATKSVKAAAPKKVAVEFIADCPLATTVSIAGTFNDWAVDVDMLKKDKKTGFWVAKISLVPGDYEYKFVCDGKNWDAGDNKIKHV, from the coding sequence ATGTCTAAAAATTCAAAAACTGTGGTTGAAAAACCTGCTGCAAAGAAAACCGCTGCCGCTAAGGCTCCGAAGGCTCCTGCCAAGAAGGCTGAAGCAAAGGCTGCTCCGGCAAAGAAAACCGCAAAGGTTGTTGAAACCCCGAAGGCCGACGTGAAGGCTGAAAAGTCCCCTGCAAAGAAGGCTACGAAGTCTGTGAAGGCTGCCGCCCCGAAAAAAGTGGCTGTCGAATTTATCGCCGATTGCCCGCTTGCAACGACTGTTTCCATTGCTGGTACGTTCAATGACTGGGCTGTCGATGTCGATATGCTCAAGAAGGACAAGAAGACTGGTTTTTGGGTCGCAAAGATTTCCCTCGTTCCGGGCGATTACGAATACAAGTTTGTTTGTGATGGCAAGAACTGGGATGCCGGCGACAACAAGATTAAGCACGTGTAA
- the lysA gene encoding diaminopimelate decarboxylase — MKYSIPDSVLLKAASEYGTPLWIYDRATIERAVKDVQVFDTVRFAQKACPNLSVVSLIRKLGCVVDAVSAGEIVRALKAGFKGGQQKGKVPEIVYTADIFDRDALELVKKYDIAVNVGSPDMIQQLADFGVKSELTIRVNPGFGHGHSRKTNTGGDLSKHGIWHEQIKDCIKLAQSNGMWITGLHMHIGSGTDFEHLAQVCDAMVDASRHLGSHLRTISAGGGLPIPYHEEEKGNRIDVKAYYDLWDNARKRIQQSIGHDVHLEVEPGRYLVAESGYLVAEIRAVKKQGNNLFYLLDAGFTDLVRPSFYGSYHAISVVARDGRELNETVDAVVAGPLCESGDVFTQEEGGFVVTRKLPKAQVGDLLILHDAGAYGAAMSSNYNSRRYAAETMYTKGEIKLVRERQTFEQLLQNDRIIEL; from the coding sequence ATGAAATATTCCATCCCTGATTCAGTGCTTTTGAAAGCGGCCAGTGAATACGGCACCCCGCTTTGGATTTATGACCGTGCAACGATTGAACGTGCTGTAAAGGACGTGCAGGTTTTTGACACTGTGCGCTTTGCTCAGAAGGCCTGCCCGAACCTTTCTGTCGTTTCGCTCATCCGTAAGCTCGGCTGTGTGGTCGATGCTGTGAGCGCTGGCGAAATTGTACGCGCTCTCAAGGCCGGTTTCAAAGGTGGACAGCAGAAGGGCAAGGTTCCTGAAATTGTCTACACAGCTGACATCTTCGACCGCGATGCTCTCGAGCTCGTGAAGAAGTACGACATCGCCGTGAACGTGGGCTCTCCGGACATGATCCAGCAACTCGCTGATTTCGGCGTGAAGTCTGAACTCACGATCCGCGTGAATCCGGGCTTTGGTCATGGTCACTCCCGCAAGACGAATACTGGTGGCGACCTCAGCAAGCACGGCATTTGGCACGAACAGATTAAGGATTGCATCAAGCTTGCCCAGAGCAACGGCATGTGGATTACCGGTTTGCACATGCACATCGGTTCCGGTACGGACTTCGAACACCTCGCACAGGTTTGCGATGCCATGGTTGACGCTAGCCGTCACCTCGGTTCTCACCTCCGCACGATTAGCGCTGGTGGCGGCCTCCCGATTCCGTATCACGAAGAAGAAAAGGGCAATCGCATTGACGTGAAGGCCTACTACGATTTGTGGGACAACGCCCGCAAGCGTATCCAGCAGAGCATCGGTCACGATGTCCACCTCGAAGTGGAACCGGGCCGTTACCTTGTTGCAGAAAGCGGCTACCTCGTTGCCGAAATCCGCGCTGTGAAAAAGCAGGGTAATAATTTGTTCTACTTGCTCGATGCTGGCTTTACCGATCTCGTTCGCCCGAGCTTCTACGGTAGCTACCACGCTATTTCTGTGGTCGCTCGTGACGGTCGTGAACTCAACGAAACTGTTGATGCCGTTGTCGCAGGCCCGCTCTGCGAATCCGGTGACGTGTTCACGCAGGAAGAAGGCGGCTTTGTCGTGACGCGCAAGCTCCCGAAGGCTCAGGTCGGTGACTTGTTGATTCTCCATGATGCCGGTGCTTACGGTGCCGCCATGAGCAGCAACTACAACAGCCGTCGCTATGCAGCCGAAACGATGTACACGAAGGGTGAAATCAAACTCGTTCGTGAACGCCAGACTTTCGAACAGCTCTTGCAGAACGACAGAATTATTGAATTGTAG
- a CDS encoding bifunctional chorismate-binding protein/class IV aminotransferase — MRYDLKNSAGGAPLIYFEAFDSFQPFEPQTPDYKIGTIVKPRISKEEYAQKINYIKEQIKNGITYEVNYTYPSTLRTNASELDLYQFLLQNQKTPYNAFLQNKYETILSFSPELFFVKRGNKILTKPMKGTLKRGKTSEEDNALREFLHNDLKNRTENVMIVDLLRNDLGRISKPGTVRADKLFEVEQHKTVFQMTSEISSELKDSTTLYDIINAIYPCGSITGAPKISTMEVIANAEPFPREVYCGAIGYIHGDEMIFSVPIRILQKKQGESEYRYDAGGAITWASTTDDEWNETMTKASFLNTEFSLIETGINDFEMHLERLRNSAQALGFTWNSDLENIKFDKSVVNRIELFKDGHFEHTTRPIPAPKQDPKIKIVHKVNSSNPFLYHKTSIRLPFPKDVFDEICVNEKGEITEGTFTNIGILQNGIIYTPPIECGLLNGITRQKLLNEGKAKEKILYPSDLKIAEKIYCFNSVRGVVEVTLCE, encoded by the coding sequence ATGAGATACGACCTTAAAAATTCAGCAGGCGGCGCACCTCTCATTTATTTCGAAGCATTCGACTCCTTCCAGCCGTTCGAACCGCAAACACCCGACTACAAGATTGGCACCATCGTAAAGCCACGTATTTCCAAAGAAGAATACGCACAAAAAATCAACTACATCAAAGAGCAAATCAAAAACGGCATTACATACGAAGTCAATTACACTTACCCTTCAACGCTAAGAACAAATGCAAGTGAATTAGACTTATACCAGTTCCTATTGCAAAATCAAAAGACACCCTACAACGCCTTTTTGCAAAACAAGTACGAGACAATCTTATCATTTTCGCCGGAACTGTTTTTCGTGAAGCGCGGCAACAAGATTTTGACAAAGCCCATGAAAGGCACGCTCAAACGCGGCAAGACATCCGAAGAAGACAACGCGCTACGAGAATTTTTGCACAACGACTTAAAGAACCGCACCGAAAACGTCATGATTGTAGACTTGCTACGCAACGATCTCGGGAGAATTTCAAAGCCGGGAACCGTACGCGCAGACAAGCTCTTTGAAGTCGAACAACATAAAACAGTTTTCCAAATGACTTCCGAGATTTCATCGGAACTGAAAGACAGCACAACGCTTTACGACATCATCAATGCGATTTATCCGTGCGGTTCCATCACAGGCGCGCCAAAAATTTCTACAATGGAAGTCATCGCAAATGCAGAACCGTTCCCGCGAGAAGTGTACTGCGGAGCCATCGGCTACATCCACGGCGACGAAATGATTTTCTCCGTCCCTATCAGAATCCTGCAGAAAAAGCAAGGCGAATCCGAATACAGATACGATGCCGGTGGCGCAATCACATGGGCCTCTACCACAGACGACGAATGGAACGAAACAATGACTAAGGCAAGTTTTTTAAATACAGAATTTTCGCTGATAGAAACGGGCATCAACGATTTCGAGATGCATCTTGAGCGCTTGAGAAATTCCGCACAAGCACTCGGCTTCACCTGGAACAGCGACCTTGAAAACATCAAATTTGATAAGTCCGTTGTCAATAGAATTGAGCTTTTCAAGGACGGTCACTTTGAACACACGACAAGACCAATTCCCGCACCCAAGCAAGATCCAAAAATCAAGATTGTGCACAAAGTCAATTCCTCTAACCCATTCCTGTATCACAAAACGAGCATTCGCCTCCCGTTCCCGAAAGACGTCTTCGATGAAATCTGCGTGAACGAGAAAGGCGAAATCACCGAAGGAACGTTCACGAACATCGGCATTTTGCAAAACGGCATTATCTACACGCCGCCTATCGAGTGCGGACTTTTAAACGGCATCACAAGACAAAAGCTTTTAAACGAAGGCAAGGCCAAAGAAAAAATCCTGTACCCGAGCGACCTCAAAATCGCCGAGAAAATCTACTGCTTCAATTCCGTCCGCGGCGTTGTAGAAGTGACCCTTTGTGAGTAA
- the rpe gene encoding ribulose-phosphate 3-epimerase translates to MLKQIIAPSVLNANFLSLGDGLKAIENGGAGLVHLDIMDGHFVPNISFGPGISACVKKGTKLPLDCHLMIENPENYVGEFAKAGASIISVHAETTNHLDRLLHQIAELGVKPAVAINPATPLESIKYVLDIVDMVLIMSVNPGFGGQSLIPYCLDKIRELRALKPELNIQIDGGVKLDNILACKEAGANIFVVGSAIFGKPDPEAVCREFVNLVDNNK, encoded by the coding sequence ATGCTTAAACAAATCATCGCTCCTAGCGTCTTGAACGCAAACTTCCTCTCTCTCGGCGATGGTCTCAAGGCCATCGAAAACGGAGGCGCAGGCCTCGTTCACTTGGACATCATGGATGGGCACTTTGTCCCAAACATCAGCTTTGGTCCGGGAATTTCCGCTTGCGTCAAAAAAGGCACCAAGCTCCCGCTCGATTGCCACTTGATGATTGAAAATCCAGAAAACTACGTGGGCGAATTTGCAAAAGCAGGCGCAAGCATCATCAGCGTGCACGCCGAAACCACAAATCATCTCGACCGCTTGCTGCACCAGATTGCAGAACTCGGCGTAAAGCCGGCAGTCGCCATCAATCCGGCAACCCCGCTCGAAAGCATTAAGTACGTTCTTGACATTGTCGACATGGTGCTTATCATGTCTGTAAACCCCGGATTCGGCGGCCAGAGCCTCATTCCGTATTGCCTCGACAAGATCCGTGAACTCCGCGCTCTTAAGCCGGAACTCAACATTCAAATCGATGGTGGTGTAAAGCTCGACAATATCCTCGCCTGCAAAGAAGCAGGTGCAAACATTTTTGTTGTCGGAAGCGCTATTTTCGGGAAGCCGGATCCAGAAGCCGTCTGCCGCGAATTCGTGAACTTAGTAGACAACAATAAGTAG
- a CDS encoding glycoside hydrolase family 9 protein has protein sequence MRKHLLAALAIAVPSFAIPLVNQLGFAPESEKIVVIPGNDANPLEVRDMAGKVVLTLEAPMVYDWEYSGEEVQTYDISAIKKPGTYRLFRDGYIGNPVVVGENVYVDVTKAALKWFYFQRAGMALDTRYAGKWARAMGHADDSVIVYGTDLPTAKTVAKANGKPEPKKADAKIIKSQRGWYDAGDYGKYIVNSGITVFTLLEMYEHFPTFVDTLHWDIPREFPKMPELLEEIRWNLDWMLSMQDKDGGVYHKLTSLKFGSSTMPELDGALRYAIEKSLTATLDFAAVMAQASRVYAPFDSEFSKRMLKASEVAYYWAKRHPKTLYKQPSDVETGNYTYGEENGKDEFAFAAAELYRATKKADYLKDLKQYKFRPDGAWWGDVNMLAVYRVALDSAEYGAKLGSDARKALLKVANELRAIGDTSAYRLPALPSSWNWGSNSAMANNGIVLLHAYYLTGDKSYLDGAQQCLDYLLGKNPMEISYVTGYGFRSPRFPHHRVSESDFVDDPVPGMLVGGPHLGKQDINLDGKELWKCPNYASADKPALAYIDNRCSYATNEVAINWNAPLAYLVGSLQAIYSGHANAVVK, from the coding sequence ATGCGTAAACATTTGCTCGCTGCGTTAGCGATTGCAGTTCCGTCTTTTGCCATTCCCTTGGTGAACCAGCTTGGTTTTGCTCCTGAATCTGAAAAGATTGTTGTCATCCCCGGCAATGATGCAAATCCGCTTGAAGTTCGCGATATGGCGGGGAAGGTGGTGCTCACGCTCGAAGCCCCGATGGTCTATGACTGGGAATATAGCGGTGAAGAAGTCCAGACATACGATATTTCTGCAATCAAGAAACCTGGCACCTATCGTTTGTTCAGGGACGGCTATATCGGTAATCCGGTCGTGGTGGGCGAGAATGTTTATGTTGACGTGACAAAGGCTGCGCTCAAGTGGTTCTATTTCCAGCGTGCGGGCATGGCGCTCGATACGCGTTATGCGGGCAAGTGGGCACGTGCAATGGGCCATGCCGATGATAGCGTGATAGTTTATGGTACGGATTTGCCAACGGCAAAGACGGTTGCAAAGGCAAATGGCAAGCCCGAACCCAAGAAGGCCGATGCAAAGATTATCAAGTCGCAGCGCGGCTGGTATGATGCGGGCGACTATGGCAAGTATATTGTGAATTCCGGCATTACCGTGTTTACGCTTTTGGAAATGTACGAGCATTTCCCGACATTTGTAGATACGCTCCACTGGGACATTCCGCGTGAATTCCCGAAGATGCCGGAACTGTTGGAAGAAATCCGCTGGAATCTTGACTGGATGCTTTCGATGCAAGACAAGGATGGCGGTGTTTATCACAAACTCACCTCGCTCAAGTTCGGTTCTAGCACAATGCCTGAACTTGATGGCGCCTTGCGTTATGCGATTGAAAAGAGTTTGACTGCAACGCTTGATTTTGCAGCGGTAATGGCTCAGGCATCTCGCGTGTATGCTCCGTTTGACAGCGAATTTTCAAAGCGCATGCTGAAGGCTTCTGAAGTCGCCTACTATTGGGCTAAGCGTCATCCGAAAACTTTGTATAAACAACCGTCTGATGTTGAAACGGGTAACTATACGTATGGCGAAGAAAACGGCAAGGATGAATTTGCCTTTGCTGCGGCAGAACTTTATCGTGCTACGAAAAAGGCCGATTACCTCAAGGACTTGAAACAGTACAAGTTCCGTCCGGATGGTGCCTGGTGGGGCGACGTGAATATGCTTGCCGTTTACCGTGTGGCGCTTGATTCTGCGGAATATGGCGCAAAGCTTGGTAGCGATGCTCGCAAGGCCTTGCTCAAGGTCGCGAACGAACTCCGTGCTATTGGCGATACGAGCGCTTACAGGCTCCCGGCACTTCCGTCTAGCTGGAACTGGGGCAGTAACAGTGCCATGGCGAATAACGGAATTGTATTGTTGCACGCTTATTACCTCACGGGCGACAAGAGCTATTTGGATGGGGCACAGCAGTGCTTGGATTACTTGCTCGGCAAGAACCCGATGGAAATTTCTTACGTGACTGGATACGGCTTTAGAAGCCCGCGTTTCCCGCACCACCGCGTAAGCGAATCTGACTTTGTTGATGATCCGGTGCCGGGCATGCTTGTGGGCGGTCCGCACTTGGGCAAGCAAGATATTAATTTGGATGGTAAGGAACTTTGGAAGTGCCCGAACTACGCTTCGGCCGATAAGCCGGCACTTGCCTACATTGATAACCGTTGCAGTTACGCGACTAACGAAGTGGCAATCAACTGGAATGCTCCGCTTGCATACCTCGTTGGTTCCTTGCAGGCCATTTACAGCGGCCACGCCAACGCCGTCGTGAAGTAA